Part of the Nitrospinota bacterium genome, TTCTGGAAGCGGGTGAGCAGCTCGGCGACCTCCAGGGCCTTGTCCACCGAGGCGCGGTCGGTGTAGGGATAGGAGTGGAAGTGGACGAAGTCGACCAGGCAGCCGCGCTTCAGCATCGTGTAGGCGGCCACCGGGGAGTCGATCCCCCCCGAGAGCATACAGGCAACCCTGCCCGAGACCCCCACGGGCAGGCCCCCCGGCCCCGGGTGTCGCTCGCAGGCGACCAGCGCCGTCCCCGAGACGATCTCGATGAGCAAGGTTAAGTCCGCCGCATCCGAGAGGTCGACGGCCGCTCCCGTGGCGGCCTGGACGCGGGCGCCGATGTGGGCGTTCAGCTCGGGGGTGTTTAGCGGAAAGCTCTTGTCGGCCCGCTTTGTCTGGACCCGAAAGCTATCGAAAGCATACTGGGAGGTGGCCTCGTCCACGGCCGCCTCAATATCCTCCAGGGTGGCCTCGACCCGGTGGGCCGGTGAGAAGTTGACCACCCCGCAGACCCGCCCGAGCCGCTGGCGGACCTCTTCCCAAGGGCTATCGGGCGCCAGATCCACCACGAGACGGCCGTAGAGCTTGCGGACCGCCTTAATGTGAAGACCGGCAAGGGCGCGGGAGATGTTCTCAATGAGAGTCTTCTCGAAGATCGGTCGGTTGCCGCCCTTGAGGGCCAACTCGCCGTAGTGGACCAGCACGTGGTCGAACCGGCCTGCTCGCTCCGCCCGCTTTTCCATAGGGTTATGGTAGCACAGGACAGGTCCGCTCGGTAGGGCGGCCTACCCACGCGCCAGCCGCCGGGCCGCTGCCCGGACACTCGTATTCAGGGGATTGCAAAAAAGGAGCTATCGCGGAAAAACCCGGAAAATCGCGGAAAAACGCAAATGGGCCGGACCCGATCTCGGCCGGACCCCGCCGGAATGGAAACCGGTCCGTTTTGACGACAATGCCTCTCAGCTAAGGCACGACGCTCAATCGTTGCAGGATGCTCCGGTCTATTCTCCCCGTGGCCTTAAGCCCCACCTGGCGCTGGAAGCTCTTGACGGCCTGGGCCGTCTGGCGCCCGATGAGTCCATCGGCAGGCCCAGGATGGTATCCGATGAGGGCTAACCGCCGCTGGACCTCCTTGATTTGAGCCCGGCTGGGTTCCCAGCGCCTGGACTTGGGCTTACTATAGCGATAGGTCCTCGCAACCGGCTCCGCAGACCACCCGTTGTAGCCCTCTATCCCGAGGCTCGCCATCAGCCGGCGATCGATCCCCCCCGTGGGGGACAGGCTCACGTCGAGCCGGAACCGCCGGATTGACTGGGCTGTTTTACGACCGATGCGCCCGTCGATCCTCCCTACGGGGTAGCCCTGACGCTTGAGCCGACGCTGCACCTCTCGAACCAGGGAAGGCGTCACCCTAACGGGCGATGGCGCAAGCGGCTTCGGCGCGAAGGCCCTCGCCACGGTGAGGGGCTGCTTGTGCGCGGCACGCTGCGGCGCGGGTGGAGGAGAATGTACGACGGACAACGCCGGAGGGGCTGGCGCAGGAGCCAGCGGCGAAGCGCTCACGGGATGAAACGCCGTCTGCTGGACGGCGGGGGCCGCTTGGGGCAGTCCTTCCTCCCAG contains:
- a CDS encoding peptidoglycan-binding protein; the protein is MTSARRRAPLRLPIWEEGLPQAAPAVQQTAFHPVSASPLAPAPAPPALSVVHSPPPAPQRAAHKQPLTVARAFAPKPLAPSPVRVTPSLVREVQRRLKRQGYPVGRIDGRIGRKTAQSIRRFRLDVSLSPTGGIDRRLMASLGIEGYNGWSAEPVARTYRYSKPKSRRWEPSRAQIKEVQRRLALIGYHPGPADGLIGRQTAQAVKSFQRQVGLKATGRIDRSILQRLSVVP
- the thiI gene encoding tRNA 4-thiouridine(8) synthase ThiI; this translates as MEKRAERAGRFDHVLVHYGELALKGGNRPIFEKTLIENISRALAGLHIKAVRKLYGRLVVDLAPDSPWEEVRQRLGRVCGVVNFSPAHRVEATLEDIEAAVDEATSQYAFDSFRVQTKRADKSFPLNTPELNAHIGARVQAATGAAVDLSDAADLTLLIEIVSGTALVACERHPGPGGLPVGVSGRVACMLSGGIDSPVAAYTMLKRGCLVDFVHFHSYPYTDRASVDKALEVAELLTRFQNRASVSLVPFAEVQQRIVAETPAHLRIILYRRFMVRISEVIAQKLGAKALVTGESLGQVSSQTLTNITTIEAAAAAMPILRPLIGMDKQEIISLARAIGTYEVSIQPHDDCCSFLMPRRPATRSTPEELEAAEAALDVEALVSMSLEGVETKRLTWP